From Capra hircus breed San Clemente chromosome 1, ASM170441v1, whole genome shotgun sequence, the proteins below share one genomic window:
- the ROPN1 gene encoding ropporin-1A: MPQTDKQICIPPELPELLKQFTKAAIRSQPQDLIQWAADYFGAMSRGEIPPVRERSERVALSNWAELTPELLKILHSRVGGRLIVHADELAQMWKVLNLPTDLFNSVMNVGRFAEEIEWLKFLALACSSLGVTIAKTLKIVCEVLSSDHDSGPPRIPFSTFQFLYTYIAEVDGEISASHVSRMLNYIEQEVIGPDGLIKVNDFTQNPRVRLE, from the exons ATGCCTCAGACAGATAAGCAAATATGCATCCCCCCGGAGCTGCCGGAATTGCTGAAGCAATTCACCAAAGCCGCCATTCGGTCCCAGCCGCAGGATCTCATCCAGTGGGCTGCAGA TTATTTTGGGGCTATGTCCCGTGGAGAGATTCCTCCAGTGAGAGAGCGGTCTGAGCGAGTGGCTTTGTCTAACTGGGCTGAGCTGACACCGGAGCTGTTAAAGATCCTGCATTCCCGG GTTGGTGGCAGACTGATCGTCCATGCAGATGAGCTGGCCCAGATGTGGAAGGTGCTGAATCTCCCAACGGACCTGTTTAACAGTGTGATGAATGTGGGCCGCTTCGCGGAGGAAATTGAGTGGCTGAAGTTTCTAGCCCTTGCTTGTAGCTCTCTCGGAGTT ACCATTGCCAAAACTCTCAAGATAGTGTGTGAAGTGTTGTCATCGGACCACGACAGCGGCCCTCCCCGGATCCCTTTCAGCACCTTCCAGTTTCTCTACACGTATATCGCTGAAGTGGATGGGGAGATCTCAGCATCACACGTCAGTCGCATGCTGAACTACATTGAACAGGAAGT TATTGGTCCTGATGGTTTAATCAAGGTGAATGACTTCACCCAAAACCCCAGGGTTCGGCTGGAATAA